From Halotia branconii CENA392, the proteins below share one genomic window:
- a CDS encoding aldo/keto reductase: protein MQTKQLGDTGIEISVVGLGGMPMSLSKRPPESQAIETIHRALSLGITLIDTADAYCLNESEKHHNEKLIHQALQQYDGDTSRIFTVTKGGFTRPNGEWVVNGNPDYLRQSIQDSFEALGGDKPIDLWLYHSPDPKYSIKESLTPAKEALAKGIIRFVGVSNFSVNQIKQAREVVDIVAVENQYNLWHRNSEFNGVLEYCEQEKLTFLAWSPLGGFAGKRRTSDLDSIAILKELAAAKGVSTYCILLAWLRAKSPAIVPIIGARRPSSIEDSANSISVQLSDEEVQQMNNSVATLSVARRGMGWVKRQLESLLISS from the coding sequence ATGCAAACCAAGCAACTAGGTGATACAGGAATTGAAATAAGTGTTGTTGGACTCGGTGGAATGCCAATGTCTTTAAGTAAGAGGCCTCCAGAGTCACAGGCAATTGAGACTATTCATCGTGCTTTATCTCTTGGCATTACCCTCATTGATACGGCCGATGCCTACTGTCTAAATGAATCTGAGAAACACCACAACGAAAAATTAATTCATCAAGCCTTACAGCAGTATGATGGTGACACTAGCAGAATCTTTACAGTCACTAAAGGTGGATTTACACGACCTAATGGTGAGTGGGTTGTTAACGGCAATCCAGATTATTTGAGACAGTCCATCCAGGATAGCTTCGAGGCGCTTGGTGGAGACAAGCCTATTGATTTATGGTTGTACCACTCTCCCGATCCCAAATACTCGATTAAAGAATCTTTAACTCCTGCAAAAGAAGCACTAGCAAAGGGAATTATTCGGTTTGTAGGCGTTTCTAACTTCTCTGTTAACCAAATCAAGCAAGCCCGTGAAGTAGTAGATATTGTTGCAGTTGAAAACCAGTACAATCTCTGGCACCGTAACTCAGAATTTAACGGTGTACTAGAATACTGCGAACAAGAAAAACTGACTTTCTTAGCTTGGAGTCCTCTTGGTGGTTTTGCTGGCAAGCGGCGTACTAGCGATTTAGATAGCATAGCAATTCTAAAGGAACTTGCCGCAGCCAAAGGAGTTTCAACATATTGTATTCTTTTAGCTTGGCTGCGAGCAAAATCGCCAGCTATAGTGCCTATTATTGGAGCCAGAAGGCCTTCCAGCATTGAAGACTCAGCAAATTCAATATCAGTGCAATTATCAGATGAAGAAGTACAACAGATGAATAATTCTGTTGCTACACTCAGCGTCGCTCGACGGGGAATGGGCTGGGTAAAACGCCAATTAGAGAGCCTACTTATCTCCAGCTAA
- a CDS encoding sialidase family protein, translating into MPYQSRQLFDWQSVNTQGMGYVTGLAIAPSSPYDVYVRTDVGGAYRFTNQSQQWVPLMDMFDSNFSGGGIGVESIAIDPQQPQRVYVVVNHNTVTFQDTDGKKKYKYAGEVMVSENKGVSWQPTNLGEKNVYVGPNQAYRSDTGERLAVDPNQSELLYFASRRNGLWKKDNQQVWTQVSNGLPDPSSLPQYKKPDGSDNPDIPGFTFVEFDKNSGKPNNPTQKIYVGVHGSGVWHSNNGGKSWTNIVGGIDPLRSAIASDGTLYVSFGTWAGDGTQTSGAVRKYKNGAWTDINPDGTNRFYSAVTVQADQPNTVMAISDRNVYRSTDGGITWNQQTMYMGAYDANSTEDHVNFSAPPYYQSYSATGAAAIVIDPSNPKQVWWTNGWGVARTDDITAATPTYKWLMKNLEELDANMVRVPPKPKAKGGADLLSAVQDMIGFRYLDRKHIPCTKINPTNIPINPAYKWANPDWKNYPTPFPHVAGATGMDYSYKKPDYAAFVGFHQWQGYWPVYGMTKDNGQTWQAFDSIPTETFWKSDKSGQEEAMPIGGQIAMSPTNPQNMVWAPTWGSWPHYTIDGGKTWKLTNNLDHPAPPSPYDPQNKDHTHYTALPKSWPNTISPWVNTYILAADRQDPQGKTFYYYDGWTFYYSRDGGANWQKGASGNLPTWLIRPAIIPNPTKMGDVWMSFARNPEDVDGNKLYRSTDGGKTFNTIASVDSCELITFGKGSSNTNPYIYIFGRVNGATQDTMYKSEDMGKTWIPISNPNKLQFPGLAYMEGDMRSPNLIYAALAGRGIMVGELPLK; encoded by the coding sequence ATGCCTTATCAATCAAGACAGTTGTTTGATTGGCAAAGTGTCAATACTCAAGGTATGGGTTATGTGACAGGGTTAGCGATCGCGCCATCATCGCCTTACGATGTCTATGTTCGCACAGATGTTGGTGGTGCATATCGGTTCACCAACCAAAGTCAACAATGGGTTCCCCTGATGGATATGTTTGATTCCAACTTTTCTGGGGGAGGAATTGGGGTAGAAAGCATCGCCATCGATCCTCAACAACCGCAACGCGTTTATGTAGTAGTCAATCACAATACTGTCACTTTTCAGGATACTGACGGCAAGAAAAAATATAAGTATGCTGGCGAGGTAATGGTTTCTGAAAATAAAGGAGTCAGTTGGCAACCAACAAATTTAGGTGAAAAAAACGTCTACGTTGGCCCCAATCAAGCTTACCGTTCTGATACAGGCGAGAGATTAGCAGTCGATCCCAATCAGTCTGAACTACTTTATTTTGCTTCTCGTAGAAATGGCCTTTGGAAAAAGGATAATCAACAAGTATGGACTCAAGTCTCTAATGGTTTACCCGATCCCAGTAGCTTGCCACAATATAAAAAGCCTGATGGTTCTGACAATCCAGATATACCTGGTTTTACCTTTGTTGAGTTTGACAAAAACAGTGGTAAACCGAACAATCCTACTCAGAAAATCTATGTGGGAGTTCATGGTAGTGGTGTTTGGCACAGTAATAACGGCGGTAAATCTTGGACAAATATTGTCGGTGGGATAGATCCATTACGCAGTGCGATTGCTTCTGATGGAACTTTGTATGTTAGTTTCGGTACATGGGCGGGGGATGGTACACAAACATCTGGTGCAGTCCGCAAATACAAAAACGGTGCATGGACTGATATTAATCCTGACGGGACTAACAGATTCTATTCAGCAGTTACCGTCCAAGCAGACCAACCCAATACAGTTATGGCAATCTCTGATCGCAATGTCTATCGTTCCACCGACGGAGGTATAACCTGGAATCAACAGACTATGTACATGGGTGCTTATGATGCTAATAGTACTGAAGATCATGTAAATTTCTCTGCACCTCCTTATTATCAGTCGTACTCCGCCACAGGTGCAGCAGCAATTGTTATCGATCCCAGTAATCCCAAACAAGTTTGGTGGACAAATGGCTGGGGCGTAGCGCGAACTGATGACATTACAGCTGCTACCCCGACTTATAAATGGCTGATGAAAAATTTGGAGGAACTCGACGCAAACATGGTGCGCGTTCCGCCCAAGCCTAAGGCAAAAGGAGGAGCCGATTTATTAAGTGCCGTACAAGATATGATTGGCTTTCGTTATTTAGACCGCAAACATATACCATGCACCAAGATTAATCCTACAAACATTCCCATCAATCCTGCCTATAAATGGGCAAACCCCGATTGGAAAAATTATCCTACACCATTCCCTCATGTTGCTGGCGCAACAGGTATGGATTATTCCTACAAAAAACCTGATTATGCTGCATTTGTCGGCTTCCATCAATGGCAGGGTTATTGGCCAGTCTATGGTATGACTAAAGATAACGGTCAAACATGGCAGGCCTTTGATTCCATTCCCACAGAGACATTTTGGAAATCAGATAAATCTGGTCAGGAGGAAGCTATGCCAATCGGCGGACAGATAGCCATGTCTCCCACTAATCCGCAAAATATGGTTTGGGCCCCGACTTGGGGATCTTGGCCACACTACACCATAGATGGTGGTAAAACCTGGAAACTGACTAACAACCTAGATCATCCGGCTCCACCCAGTCCTTATGATCCCCAAAACAAAGACCATACACACTACACAGCCCTACCCAAGTCTTGGCCTAATACAATTTCTCCGTGGGTGAATACATATATATTGGCAGCAGATCGTCAAGATCCCCAAGGAAAAACTTTTTACTATTACGACGGTTGGACGTTTTACTACAGCAGAGATGGCGGTGCAAATTGGCAAAAAGGGGCATCGGGAAATTTACCTACATGGCTAATTCGCCCAGCAATCATCCCGAATCCCACAAAAATGGGTGATGTTTGGATGAGCTTTGCTCGCAACCCTGAAGATGTCGATGGCAATAAATTATATCGTTCTACTGATGGCGGCAAAACTTTTAATACTATTGCCTCGGTAGATAGTTGTGAGTTGATTACCTTTGGTAAAGGTTCCTCAAATACCAACCCATATATTTATATCTTCGGTCGTGTTAATGGTGCTACTCAAGACACGATGTACAAATCTGAAGATATGGGGAAAACTTGGATACCGATCAGTAATCCTAATAAATTGCAATTTCCGGGATTGGCTTATATGGAAGGTGATATGCGATCGCCCAATCTGATTTATGCAGCCTTAGCAGGTCGTGGGATTATGGTAGGGGAACTCCCATTAAAATAG
- a CDS encoding alkaline phosphatase family protein, producing the protein MTNPVIVIGLDAADSMLLEKWMNAGHLQTFSQLRKQGIYGHLKTKVNYCGVPEELSSTEVLWPTFITGMQANKTGNWDMVKYNPGSYEIYCELDDSGYNYEQYPPFYALGENYKVAVFDQPYAKLSNRVNGIQVLGWGGTYPYTPSASDPPEVFADITKQYGQNPILFNDYGVWWDNAYINWEKPALKQSIEGHSAICRDLLRRESWDLFITNFNEPHTAGHDLYAFSDPEHPLYPHLSGRNDSDPVLETYKDIDRAIGEILSEAPEDAYVLCFSPHGMGLNFSDMLSQTFLPEILYRYSFPGKVAIAPGKLGETPPPIITKPVRNSWPGNVWVTLHEPNPIKKLFKTWTHKKFLQSSQYGLRSPYSTEAEATAMGWMPAMWFQPIWPQMKAFALPAFADGHIRINLKGRERDGIVTADEYETVCQELSQILYRLTDARTGKSLVKKVVRTRRSASENDPQLPDSDLIILWNEQMTDVVDSPDFGRIGPVPYFRAGSHWDRGFFMAKGPGINPGTDLLQGDIIDLPPTILKLMGAPIPEYLEGKPLITNSATPLAVEC; encoded by the coding sequence ATGACAAATCCTGTAATAGTTATTGGACTGGATGCAGCAGATTCAATGTTGCTAGAAAAATGGATGAATGCTGGACATCTGCAAACCTTCAGCCAGCTTCGGAAACAGGGAATATATGGTCATCTCAAAACCAAAGTCAATTATTGCGGAGTTCCAGAAGAACTGAGTTCAACTGAGGTATTGTGGCCAACATTTATCACAGGTATGCAAGCAAATAAAACTGGAAATTGGGATATGGTCAAGTACAATCCCGGCAGTTATGAAATTTATTGCGAATTAGATGATAGTGGCTACAACTACGAACAATACCCACCCTTTTATGCATTAGGAGAGAATTACAAAGTAGCCGTTTTTGATCAACCATACGCAAAACTCTCTAATCGCGTCAATGGCATTCAAGTTTTAGGTTGGGGAGGAACTTACCCCTATACACCTAGTGCTTCTGACCCTCCAGAAGTATTTGCAGATATAACAAAGCAGTACGGACAAAATCCAATTTTGTTCAATGATTATGGAGTGTGGTGGGATAACGCTTATATTAACTGGGAAAAACCAGCACTTAAGCAGAGTATTGAGGGACATTCGGCTATTTGCCGGGATTTGTTGCGCCGTGAATCTTGGGATTTATTCATTACGAATTTCAATGAGCCTCATACAGCAGGTCATGATCTTTATGCTTTCAGTGATCCTGAACATCCACTTTATCCTCATTTAAGTGGAAGAAATGATAGTGATCCTGTGCTAGAAACTTACAAAGATATTGATCGAGCCATTGGAGAAATTTTATCTGAAGCACCAGAAGATGCTTATGTATTGTGTTTCTCACCACATGGCATGGGGCTGAACTTCAGCGATATGTTAAGTCAGACCTTCCTACCAGAGATCCTTTATCGCTATAGTTTCCCAGGAAAAGTAGCGATCGCACCTGGAAAATTAGGTGAAACTCCGCCACCAATAATCACAAAGCCCGTGAGGAACTCCTGGCCGGGTAATGTTTGGGTTACTTTGCATGAACCTAACCCCATTAAAAAGCTGTTCAAAACCTGGACTCACAAAAAGTTTCTTCAGTCTAGTCAGTATGGTTTACGTTCTCCTTACTCAACAGAAGCTGAAGCAACAGCAATGGGCTGGATGCCTGCAATGTGGTTCCAACCCATCTGGCCACAAATGAAAGCTTTTGCTCTCCCTGCTTTTGCCGATGGTCATATTCGTATTAACCTCAAAGGTAGAGAACGGGATGGAATCGTCACAGCAGATGAGTACGAAACAGTATGCCAGGAATTGTCACAAATTCTCTATCGCCTCACAGATGCTCGCACAGGCAAATCTCTTGTCAAAAAAGTTGTCCGTACACGTCGTTCGGCAAGTGAAAACGACCCACAACTCCCCGATTCTGACTTAATTATTCTGTGGAACGAGCAAATGACAGATGTCGTAGACAGCCCAGACTTTGGCAGAATTGGCCCTGTTCCCTATTTCCGTGCTGGTTCTCATTGGGATCGAGGATTTTTCATGGCTAAAGGTCCTGGTATCAATCCTGGAACAGATTTGTTACAAGGTGACATTATTGACTTACCACCAACTATTTTGAAATTAATGGGTGCGCCAATTCCCGAATATTTAGAAGGCAAGCCCCTAATCACCAACTCAGCTACTCCACTTGCTGTCGAGTGCTAA
- a CDS encoding nitrilase-related carbon-nitrogen hydrolase, translating to MIQQTDHFNSFRALALQVTCHAVNQASDRQAARLLMLNSINRLEQQIAASIAFIGLDCRLIVLPEYFLTGFPMGDSLAGWAEKACLSMNGAEYEALAKIAQKYQIFLAGNAYELDPNFPGLYFQTSFVIDPSGSVVLRYRRLNSLFAPTPHDVWDKYLDCYGLEGVFPVAKTAIGNLAALASEEILYPEVARCLAMRGAEIFLHSTSEVYGQTLAPKDAAKITRAVENMVYVVSANTAGIANISIPIASADGGSKIIDYRGIVLAQTATGESMAAFAEIDLAALRRDRRRPGLNNLLSRQRFELYAQSYSQSQFYPANTMLNQEVDRKHFIQTQQITIERLAKLGII from the coding sequence ATGATTCAGCAGACTGATCATTTCAACTCATTCCGTGCATTAGCATTGCAAGTAACATGTCATGCAGTGAATCAGGCAAGCGATCGCCAAGCAGCTCGTTTGTTGATGCTAAACTCTATTAACCGCCTAGAACAACAAATTGCCGCTAGTATTGCTTTCATTGGTTTAGATTGTCGTTTAATTGTCCTGCCTGAATATTTCCTCACAGGTTTTCCGATGGGAGATTCTTTAGCAGGTTGGGCAGAAAAAGCTTGTTTATCAATGAATGGGGCTGAGTATGAAGCACTTGCTAAAATTGCTCAAAAGTATCAGATATTTTTGGCTGGTAACGCTTACGAACTTGATCCTAATTTCCCAGGTTTGTATTTTCAAACGAGTTTTGTAATTGACCCTTCCGGGTCAGTTGTCTTACGATATCGACGGTTAAATTCTTTATTTGCTCCCACACCCCATGATGTCTGGGATAAATATCTTGATTGCTATGGCTTAGAGGGAGTTTTCCCGGTGGCGAAGACAGCTATTGGTAATTTAGCAGCCTTGGCATCAGAAGAAATTTTGTATCCAGAAGTAGCGCGGTGTTTGGCAATGCGAGGAGCAGAAATTTTTCTCCACTCCACATCAGAAGTATATGGCCAGACATTAGCACCTAAAGATGCAGCCAAAATTACTCGTGCCGTGGAAAATATGGTTTACGTAGTTTCGGCTAATACCGCAGGGATCGCTAATATTTCTATCCCTATTGCTTCTGCTGATGGTGGTTCTAAAATTATTGATTATCGAGGAATCGTTTTAGCACAGACAGCTACAGGTGAGAGTATGGCAGCTTTTGCAGAAATTGACTTAGCAGCTTTACGCCGCGATCGCCGTCGTCCTGGGTTAAATAATTTACTATCACGGCAACGTTTTGAATTATACGCCCAAAGCTACAGCCAGTCACAATTTTACCCAGCAAATACTATGCTGAATCAAGAAGTAGACCGCAAACACTTCATCCAAACACAACAAATAACTATTGAACGCTTAGCTAAACTGGGGATAATTTAA
- a CDS encoding glycosyltransferase family 2 protein, translating into MNPEVSIIIPAYNTEKYIAQAIESALGQTIKNIEVIVVDDASTDSTLEVIKSISDPRLKVLVNQPNQGVSHTRNCAIEEAKGKWIAVLDSDDWYAPERIEKFLQVAQTQSADIVIDDLYFIQDGEKSPWSTLLGESGEQINALKPINATYFVETDIYRKKGLHLGISKPLFKRDFLLKNNIQYDRRFQGVEDFHLMLQCLIKDAYLIFIPQAYYFYRTRPGSLVTQSKLKFMNQLSLATKDFLYKDVVKNNPQLVQALSQNIKVLEQNKVYYSVVEPLKQKNWLKASFQALRNPYFFIHLIGQIQPIFNRRFKYYFFKQKLV; encoded by the coding sequence ATGAATCCAGAAGTTTCTATTATTATTCCTGCCTATAATACTGAAAAATATATTGCTCAGGCAATAGAATCTGCCTTAGGACAAACTATCAAAAATATTGAGGTAATTGTCGTTGATGATGCCTCTACTGATTCCACTTTAGAAGTAATTAAGAGTATCTCTGACCCTCGATTAAAGGTTTTAGTGAATCAACCAAATCAGGGAGTTAGTCACACACGCAATTGTGCTATTGAAGAAGCTAAGGGAAAATGGATCGCAGTTCTTGACTCTGATGACTGGTATGCGCCAGAACGGATCGAAAAATTTTTACAAGTAGCACAGACACAAAGTGCAGACATCGTTATCGATGATTTATATTTTATCCAAGACGGTGAAAAATCTCCTTGGAGTACTTTACTCGGTGAAAGTGGAGAGCAGATTAACGCTCTAAAACCCATCAATGCAACTTATTTTGTTGAAACAGATATTTATAGGAAAAAAGGTTTACATCTAGGTATATCTAAGCCTTTGTTTAAGCGAGATTTTTTGCTAAAAAATAACATTCAATATGACCGAAGATTTCAAGGAGTCGAAGATTTCCATCTTATGCTGCAATGTTTAATTAAAGATGCTTACTTAATTTTTATCCCCCAAGCCTACTATTTCTATCGTACTCGTCCTGGTTCCCTAGTTACACAAAGTAAACTCAAATTTATGAATCAATTAAGTCTTGCTACTAAAGATTTTTTGTATAAAGACGTTGTTAAGAATAATCCCCAATTAGTTCAAGCTCTATCTCAAAACATAAAAGTACTTGAGCAAAACAAAGTTTACTACAGTGTTGTTGAACCGCTCAAGCAAAAAAATTGGTTAAAAGCTTCGTTTCAAGCATTACGTAACCCTTATTTTTTTATTCATTTAATTGGTCAAATTCAGCCAATCTTTAACCGCCGCTTTAAATATTATTTTTTTAAACAGAAACTTGTATAA
- a CDS encoding aldehyde dehydrogenase family protein codes for MTKPIEVRNPRTGKLDYVIIPPPPKLLAQQCNRARRAQTRWYQIGLEARIAAIQQWKQAILSGREQLTEALVNDTGRLSISLLEIDSFLSSIDRWCGLAPELLQDSAKNTAIPFIALQQKSVPYPLVGVISPWNFPLLLSTIDAIPALLAGCAVIIKPSEIAPRFVAPLMTAVNTVPILRDVLGFVEGAGETGANLIENVDLICFTGSVATGRKVAEVAAKRFIPAFLELGGKDPAIVLESANLELATSAILWGSVVNTGQSCLSIERIYVAESIFEEFYHQLVAKAYRLQLAYPTVESGEIGPIIAERQAAIISDHILDAVEKGAVIHCGGKVEELGGGWWCRPTVITQVNHSMKVMTEETFGPIMPVMSFPTVEEAVYLANDSIYGLSAAVFAESEAEALAVANQIDAGAISINDAALTAIMHEGEKNAFKFSGIGGSRMGAAALKRFMRKKAYLIKTNSSSDPWWFDHG; via the coding sequence ATGACTAAACCAATAGAAGTCCGTAATCCCCGGACGGGAAAACTTGACTACGTAATAATCCCACCGCCCCCGAAACTACTGGCACAGCAATGTAACCGCGCCCGCAGAGCGCAAACTCGTTGGTATCAGATAGGTTTAGAAGCTAGAATTGCAGCCATACAACAATGGAAACAAGCCATATTGTCTGGGCGTGAACAGCTTACAGAGGCTTTAGTCAATGATACGGGAAGATTATCAATCTCATTACTAGAAATAGACTCTTTCCTCTCCAGCATTGATCGTTGGTGTGGTTTAGCGCCAGAGTTACTGCAAGATTCAGCAAAAAATACGGCCATTCCCTTTATTGCATTACAACAAAAATCAGTTCCTTATCCTTTAGTTGGGGTAATTAGCCCGTGGAATTTTCCGTTGTTGCTATCGACAATTGATGCCATTCCCGCTTTGCTGGCGGGCTGTGCTGTAATTATTAAACCCAGTGAAATTGCTCCCCGGTTTGTCGCGCCGCTGATGACTGCTGTTAATACTGTTCCTATATTACGTGATGTATTGGGTTTTGTAGAAGGAGCAGGGGAGACTGGTGCTAACTTAATTGAAAATGTCGATTTAATTTGCTTTACAGGTAGTGTGGCGACAGGACGAAAAGTCGCAGAGGTCGCAGCTAAACGGTTTATTCCAGCTTTTTTAGAATTAGGAGGAAAAGACCCTGCGATCGTTTTAGAATCTGCTAATTTAGAGTTAGCAACTTCAGCAATTTTGTGGGGTTCAGTCGTTAACACTGGCCAGTCATGTTTATCAATTGAGCGAATTTACGTTGCTGAATCGATATTTGAAGAGTTTTATCATCAACTAGTAGCCAAAGCTTACCGTCTTCAGCTAGCTTACCCCACAGTTGAAAGTGGAGAAATTGGCCCGATCATTGCCGAAAGACAAGCAGCAATTATTAGTGACCATATCTTGGATGCAGTCGAAAAAGGAGCAGTAATTCACTGCGGCGGTAAAGTTGAAGAATTAGGTGGAGGTTGGTGGTGTCGTCCCACAGTGATTACTCAGGTTAATCACTCCATGAAAGTCATGACCGAAGAGACTTTTGGCCCAATCATGCCAGTAATGTCTTTTCCCACAGTTGAAGAAGCAGTCTACTTGGCAAATGACTCTATTTATGGGCTGAGTGCTGCGGTGTTTGCCGAATCAGAAGCAGAAGCACTAGCAGTTGCCAATCAAATAGATGCAGGTGCAATTAGTATTAATGATGCTGCTCTGACTGCCATTATGCATGAGGGAGAAAAAAATGCTTTTAAATTCTCCGGTATCGGAGGTTCGCGCATGGGTGCAGCAGCACTAAAACGATTCATGCGAAAGAAAGCTTATTTGATTAAGACCAATTCTAGTAGCGATCCTTGGTGGTTTGATCATGGTTAA
- a CDS encoding sugar transferase encodes MSNQTKTIANNQLDKVPLDLRASAFVRVKKGSWWLRLITLALVDSTLLSLVWILAQHHASSVDVLWNTPSSYIPMLVMIQIAALALQGIYQSGKSRCDYFGIIKTLSFAHGLILIVCFLYQPILDVPRSTFILSWLMSISFICSGRLIINFNLEYFRKQKLLGRNSVFIICEPEDTEHLVNLIKKEKRYIVRGTANARSLDRYCRQKTLDTLKKLDITEVFIAWDAIQNRMFLYWLFQTSGISVHILPMELKPIHRRVGLQKIGGMTCLSFDSPIITGNDFWIKRVFDFCFTALFLIFSFPIYIAIALAIKLDSPGAIFYKQTRIGLHGKPFKVWKFRTMVSNADKLQKKLEALNETKDGIIFKIKDDPRITRVGKFLRRYSLDELPQLFNVLLGEMSLVGPRPLPTRDVDKFSERHFIRQEVLPGVTGLWQVSGRSNIMDFEQVINLDLHYIENWSLKLDFKILLRTIMVVLKKEGAY; translated from the coding sequence ATGAGCAATCAAACAAAAACTATTGCAAATAATCAATTAGACAAAGTCCCTCTTGATTTACGTGCATCTGCATTTGTTAGGGTCAAAAAAGGATCATGGTGGCTACGATTAATAACTCTAGCTTTAGTGGATTCTACTCTTCTGTCTTTGGTTTGGATATTAGCTCAACATCATGCTTCTTCTGTAGATGTTCTTTGGAACACACCAAGCAGTTATATACCGATGTTAGTTATGATTCAAATAGCAGCATTGGCGCTTCAAGGTATTTATCAATCAGGTAAAAGTCGTTGTGACTATTTTGGTATTATCAAAACACTAAGTTTTGCCCACGGATTGATACTGATTGTTTGTTTTCTCTATCAGCCTATTTTGGATGTTCCACGTTCTACATTCATCTTGTCTTGGTTGATGAGTATATCTTTTATCTGTTCGGGTAGATTAATAATAAATTTCAATCTTGAATATTTTCGTAAGCAAAAATTATTAGGTCGCAACTCTGTTTTTATTATTTGCGAGCCTGAAGATACTGAACATTTAGTAAACTTAATTAAAAAAGAAAAGCGTTATATTGTTCGTGGAACTGCAAATGCTAGATCGTTAGATAGATATTGTCGTCAGAAAACTTTGGATACACTTAAAAAATTAGATATAACAGAAGTCTTTATTGCTTGGGATGCTATCCAGAATCGAATGTTTTTATACTGGCTTTTTCAAACATCTGGTATAAGTGTACATATTTTACCAATGGAATTAAAGCCAATTCATAGACGCGTAGGATTACAGAAGATAGGAGGAATGACTTGTTTAAGCTTTGATAGTCCCATAATTACAGGTAATGATTTTTGGATCAAGCGGGTTTTTGATTTTTGTTTTACTGCTTTATTTCTCATATTTTCGTTTCCTATTTATATAGCGATCGCTCTAGCTATTAAACTAGACTCTCCAGGAGCAATATTTTATAAACAAACCCGCATAGGTCTACATGGAAAACCATTTAAAGTATGGAAATTCCGTACTATGGTGTCTAATGCGGATAAATTACAGAAAAAATTAGAAGCTTTAAATGAGACAAAAGATGGTATCATTTTCAAAATAAAAGATGACCCTAGGATTACGCGAGTTGGTAAATTTCTCCGCCGTTATAGTTTAGACGAGTTACCACAACTGTTTAATGTTTTGTTGGGAGAGATGAGTTTAGTTGGCCCTCGTCCTTTACCTACTCGAGATGTTGATAAATTTTCTGAACGCCATTTTATTCGTCAAGAAGTTTTACCTGGAGTTACAGGTCTTTGGCAGGTTTCAGGTCGTTCCAATATTATGGATTTTGAACAAGTAATAAATCTTGATCTTCACTATATTGAGAATTGGTCACTCAAACTAGACTTTAAAATTTTGTTGAGAACGATTATGGTAGTTTTAAAAAAAGAAGGGGCTTATTAG